In Liquorilactobacillus nagelii DSM 13675, the following proteins share a genomic window:
- a CDS encoding ATP-dependent Clp protease ATP-binding subunit translates to MICQNCHQNPATIHLSTTVNGRQTSIDLCQNCYRELKDHAQQNNPQAMMQDPFGFGSLDDLFRSMSNGSSAAQHQFQQPQAAAGNGNNRGGGILQQYGLDLTAEAKNNRIDPVIGRDKEIARVIEILNRRTKNNPVLIGEAGVGKTAVVEGLAQKIVNGDVPQKLLNKRVFRLDVVSLVQGTGIRGQFEQRMQQLMQELRKQPEIILFIDEIHEIVGAGNAEGGMDAGNVLKPALARGEIQLIGATTLNEYRKIEKDAALARRFQPIQVDEPSVAETVQILKGIQTKYEKYHHVKYTVEALKSAVELSNRYIQDRFLPDKAIDLLDEAGSRKNLTIQAVDPQVIEQKIKTAENQKQAALKREDYEKAAYYRDQANKFSQMREQKTGETTTPTVTEKDMEKIIEEKTNIPVGELKQKEQQQLRDLAKSLEKHVIGQNLAVDKVARAIRRNRIGFNKSGRPIGSFLFVGPTGVGKTETAKQLARELFGTTDALIRFDMSEYMEKHSVSKLIGSPPGYVGYEEAGQLTEQVRRHPYSLILLDEIEKAHPDVMHMFLQILDDGRLTDSQGRTVSFKDTIIIMTSNAGSGDAVANVGFGATASGKNHSVIDNLSKYFKPEFLNRFDDIVEFNPLTKPDLLKIVSLMLTDVEKMLVPQEISLKVTTPAKEKLVELGYDPKMGARPLRRIIQEQIEDGIADYYLEHPENKSLLATTIDNKIKIQPVEKKPTSKKAN, encoded by the coding sequence ATGATTTGTCAAAATTGCCATCAAAATCCCGCGACAATTCATTTATCAACCACTGTAAATGGTCGACAAACCTCGATTGATCTCTGTCAAAATTGTTATCGAGAACTAAAAGATCATGCTCAGCAAAATAATCCTCAAGCGATGATGCAAGATCCATTTGGATTTGGTAGCTTGGATGATCTTTTTCGTTCCATGAGCAATGGAAGTTCTGCTGCTCAGCACCAATTTCAACAGCCCCAAGCTGCTGCAGGTAATGGAAATAACCGAGGCGGCGGAATCTTACAACAATACGGGCTTGATTTAACCGCTGAAGCAAAAAATAATCGTATCGATCCAGTTATTGGTCGCGATAAAGAAATCGCTCGTGTAATTGAGATTCTGAATCGTCGAACTAAAAACAACCCTGTTTTAATTGGCGAAGCTGGAGTAGGCAAAACAGCTGTTGTCGAAGGCTTAGCTCAAAAAATTGTTAATGGAGACGTCCCACAAAAACTTTTAAACAAACGAGTTTTTCGACTGGATGTTGTTTCCTTGGTTCAGGGTACTGGTATTCGTGGTCAATTTGAACAACGAATGCAACAATTGATGCAAGAACTTCGCAAACAACCAGAGATTATTTTGTTTATCGATGAAATCCATGAAATCGTGGGTGCTGGTAATGCAGAAGGTGGGATGGATGCCGGTAATGTTTTAAAACCAGCTCTAGCACGTGGTGAAATTCAATTAATTGGAGCAACCACTCTTAATGAATATCGCAAAATTGAAAAAGATGCAGCATTAGCTAGGCGCTTTCAGCCAATCCAAGTTGACGAACCTTCTGTGGCAGAAACCGTACAAATCTTAAAGGGCATTCAAACAAAATACGAAAAATACCATCATGTTAAATACACAGTTGAGGCTTTGAAATCAGCGGTTGAATTGTCTAACCGATATATTCAAGATCGTTTTTTGCCTGATAAGGCAATCGATTTATTAGATGAAGCCGGTTCGAGAAAAAATTTAACAATTCAAGCCGTTGATCCGCAAGTCATTGAACAAAAAATCAAAACAGCTGAAAATCAAAAGCAAGCAGCTTTAAAAAGAGAAGATTACGAAAAAGCTGCTTATTATCGCGACCAAGCTAATAAATTTTCACAAATGCGTGAACAAAAAACAGGTGAAACTACGACTCCAACTGTAACCGAAAAAGACATGGAAAAAATCATTGAGGAAAAAACTAACATTCCAGTTGGTGAACTCAAGCAAAAAGAACAACAACAGTTACGAGACCTAGCAAAGTCGCTTGAAAAACATGTTATTGGTCAAAATTTAGCTGTTGATAAAGTTGCCCGGGCAATCCGGCGCAATCGAATTGGTTTCAATAAATCTGGTCGTCCAATTGGTTCCTTCTTATTCGTTGGCCCGACCGGTGTTGGAAAAACTGAAACTGCTAAACAATTGGCTCGTGAATTATTTGGAACCACTGATGCCTTAATCCGCTTCGATATGAGTGAATATATGGAAAAACATTCTGTTTCAAAATTGATTGGATCCCCTCCTGGCTATGTGGGTTATGAAGAAGCCGGTCAATTAACTGAACAGGTTCGGCGTCATCCCTACAGTTTAATTTTATTAGATGAAATTGAAAAAGCTCATCCGGATGTCATGCACATGTTCTTGCAAATTCTTGATGATGGCCGTTTAACTGATTCTCAGGGTCGAACTGTCAGCTTTAAAGACACGATTATTATCATGACTTCTAATGCTGGTAGCGGTGATGCAGTCGCTAATGTTGGTTTTGGTGCTACAGCTTCGGGGAAAAATCACTCTGTAATCGATAATTTGTCTAAATATTTCAAGCCAGAATTTCTTAATCGTTTTGATGACATTGTCGAATTTAACCCACTAACCAAACCAGATTTACTAAAAATTGTTTCACTAATGTTGACTGATGTTGAAAAAATGCTAGTGCCTCAAGAAATCAGTTTAAAAGTTACAACTCCAGCCAAAGAAAAATTAGTCGAATTAGGTTATGATCCCAAAATGGGTGCGCGACCGTTAAGACGCATTATTCAGGAACAAATTGAAGATGGAATCGCAGATTACTATTTAGAACATCCCGAAAACAAATCTTTATTAGCTACAACAATAGATAATAAAATAAAAATACAACCTGTCGAAAAAAAGCCAACAAGCAAAAAAGCAAATTAA
- a CDS encoding phosphocarrier protein HPr: MEKKDFHIIAETGIHARPATLLVQAASKFNSDITLTYKDKSVNLKSIMGVMSLGVGQNADVTIAADGDDAADALAAIEEAMKKEGLAE; encoded by the coding sequence ATGGAAAAGAAAGACTTTCATATTATTGCAGAAACAGGTATTCATGCACGTCCAGCAACTTTATTAGTTCAGGCGGCCAGCAAATTCAACTCAGATATTACTTTGACTTACAAAGATAAGTCAGTTAACTTGAAGTCAATCATGGGTGTAATGTCACTCGGCGTAGGCCAGAATGCTGATGTTACAATTGCAGCTGACGGTGATGATGCAGCTGATGCTTTGGCAGCTATTGAAGAAGCAATGAAGAAAGAAGGACTTGCTGAATAA
- the ptsP gene encoding phosphoenolpyruvate--protein phosphotransferase, protein MTKVLKGIAASDGVAVAKAYMLVQPDLTFQEENVEDPTSEIARLNQAVADSEKELQLIKEKATANLGEAEAAVFEAHLTILADPEFFGKIKSKIKDEKVNAEKALQDVATEFISIFENMTDNKYMQERAGDIRDVCKRVLAHLLGVKLPNPALINEEVVIVAHDLTPSDTAQLDRKYVKGFITDIGGRTSHSAIMSRTLEIPAVVGSQSATKDIEEGQLVIIDGIGGEALVEPTKAEIEHYHQKAADFAKQKAEWKQLKSADSLTADGKKLILGANIGTPKDVVGATDNGAEAVGLFRSEFLYMDASELPTEDDQFEAYKKAVEGMNGKQVVIRTMDIGGDKELPYLPLPDEMNPFLGYRAIRISLDRQDIFRTQLRALLRASHYGKLAIMFPMIATVKEFKAAKAIYEEEKAKLVKAGVPVADDVEVGMMMEIPAAAMIADKLAKYADFFSIGTNDLIQYSMAADRGNERVSYLYQPYNPSILRLIKNIIEASHAEGKWTGMCGEMAGDQIAVPLLVGLGLDEFSMSATSILKTRSLMKKLNTAEMKQLAQKAVTECETTEEVVSLVKNLSL, encoded by the coding sequence ATGACGAAAGTGTTAAAGGGAATAGCTGCCAGTGATGGAGTTGCTGTTGCTAAAGCATACATGCTGGTGCAGCCAGACTTGACTTTCCAAGAAGAAAATGTTGAAGACCCAACTTCAGAAATTGCACGTTTAAATCAAGCAGTTGCTGATTCCGAAAAAGAATTGCAGTTGATTAAAGAAAAGGCAACTGCAAATCTGGGTGAGGCTGAGGCAGCCGTTTTCGAAGCACATTTGACTATTTTAGCTGATCCTGAGTTTTTCGGTAAAATTAAAAGTAAGATCAAAGATGAGAAAGTTAATGCTGAGAAGGCTTTACAAGATGTAGCTACTGAGTTTATCTCAATTTTTGAAAATATGACTGACAATAAATATATGCAGGAACGGGCAGGAGATATTCGTGATGTTTGTAAGCGAGTATTAGCTCATTTACTAGGAGTTAAATTACCTAATCCAGCATTAATTAATGAAGAAGTAGTTATTGTTGCTCATGATTTGACGCCTTCAGATACTGCTCAACTTGACCGGAAATATGTTAAAGGATTTATAACTGACATTGGTGGGCGGACTTCTCATTCTGCAATTATGTCACGAACTTTGGAAATACCAGCTGTTGTTGGCTCACAGTCGGCAACAAAGGACATTGAAGAAGGACAATTAGTGATTATTGATGGTATTGGTGGCGAAGCATTAGTTGAACCTACCAAAGCTGAAATTGAACACTACCATCAAAAAGCGGCTGATTTTGCTAAACAAAAAGCTGAATGGAAACAGTTAAAATCAGCAGATTCTCTAACAGCGGATGGAAAGAAATTGATTTTAGGAGCTAATATTGGGACACCTAAGGATGTAGTGGGTGCCACTGATAATGGTGCAGAAGCTGTCGGCTTATTCCGTTCGGAGTTTCTGTATATGGATGCAAGTGAATTGCCTACTGAAGATGATCAGTTTGAAGCCTACAAAAAAGCTGTTGAAGGCATGAATGGTAAACAAGTAGTGATTCGAACGATGGACATCGGTGGTGACAAAGAGTTGCCATATTTACCGTTACCTGATGAAATGAATCCTTTCTTGGGTTATCGTGCTATTCGAATTAGCTTAGATCGTCAAGATATCTTCCGGACGCAATTACGTGCTTTATTACGTGCTTCTCATTATGGTAAGTTAGCTATTATGTTTCCAATGATTGCTACTGTTAAAGAATTTAAAGCAGCTAAAGCGATTTATGAGGAAGAAAAAGCTAAGTTAGTTAAGGCTGGCGTACCTGTAGCTGATGATGTTGAAGTAGGTATGATGATGGAAATTCCAGCAGCTGCGATGATAGCTGATAAATTAGCAAAATATGCTGACTTCTTCAGTATTGGAACAAATGATTTAATTCAGTATTCAATGGCAGCAGATCGTGGAAACGAACGTGTGTCATATCTTTACCAACCATATAATCCATCGATTCTTCGCTTGATTAAGAATATTATTGAGGCATCTCATGCTGAGGGTAAATGGACTGGTATGTGTGGTGAAATGGCTGGAGATCAGATTGCAGTTCCATTATTGGTTGGTTTAGGCTTAGATGAATTTTCGATGAGCGCCACATCAATTTTGAAGACCCGTAGTTTGATGAAAAAACTTAATACCGCAGAAATGAAGCAGTTAGCTCAAAAGGCGGTTACTGAGTGTGAAACAACGGAAGAAGTTGTTTCATTAGTTAAAAACTTATCACTCTAG
- a CDS encoding glycosyltransferase family 4 protein, with protein MNIGIFTDTYYPQVSGVATSIKTLKEQLESQGHHVYIFTTTDPKVASDEYEKNIFRFTSIPFISFTDRRIAVRGLFRAYQVAKELQLDIVHTQTEFSMGWIGKFVAKNLKIPCIHTYHTMYEDYLHYVAKGKLLKPHHVKQMSRSFCYHMTGIIAPSERVLTTLEGYGVKSPITVIPTGVNLQKYRQPVKLDIRKKYQIKEQTPLLLTLSRLAYEKDIDRLISVMPQLCHLLPNVLLMIVGDGPAREDLEQQVAELNIQPNVLFTGEISNDQVADYYHAADLFVSTSVSESQGLTYIEALASGLKVVTTHSPYTDDLLSDKEFGMTFEKLDDLANILFEYLTTSQQSIETNKLNQKLSAISAADFGEKVIQFYHDCQAIYSKERETSHSGEIS; from the coding sequence GTGAATATCGGGATTTTTACAGATACTTATTATCCGCAAGTCAGCGGTGTGGCCACCTCCATTAAAACACTTAAAGAACAACTTGAAAGTCAGGGGCACCACGTCTATATTTTTACGACTACTGATCCTAAAGTAGCTTCTGATGAATATGAAAAAAATATATTTAGATTTACCAGCATCCCATTTATTTCATTTACTGATCGTAGAATTGCTGTTCGCGGTTTATTTAGAGCGTATCAAGTTGCTAAAGAACTGCAGCTTGATATTGTCCATACACAAACGGAGTTCTCAATGGGATGGATTGGCAAATTTGTTGCTAAAAATTTAAAAATTCCTTGCATTCATACTTATCACACGATGTATGAGGATTATTTGCATTATGTTGCCAAAGGAAAACTGTTAAAGCCGCACCACGTTAAGCAAATGTCGCGTTCTTTTTGTTACCATATGACCGGGATAATTGCTCCAAGTGAAAGAGTCTTAACTACACTTGAGGGGTACGGAGTCAAGTCGCCAATTACAGTTATCCCAACTGGTGTAAATTTACAGAAGTATCGTCAACCGGTAAAATTGGATATTCGAAAAAAATATCAAATAAAAGAACAAACACCTTTGCTGTTAACTTTGAGTAGACTAGCGTATGAAAAAGATATTGACCGGTTAATTAGTGTTATGCCCCAATTGTGCCATCTGTTACCAAATGTTTTATTGATGATTGTTGGTGATGGACCGGCGAGAGAAGATTTAGAGCAGCAAGTGGCGGAGTTGAATATCCAGCCAAATGTTTTGTTTACTGGTGAGATATCTAACGATCAAGTTGCTGACTATTATCATGCTGCTGACCTTTTTGTATCAACATCAGTTTCAGAATCTCAAGGTTTAACATATATTGAAGCATTGGCATCGGGATTGAAAGTTGTTACAACACATAGTCCATATACAGACGACTTACTAAGTGACAAAGAATTCGGAATGACGTTTGAAAAGTTGGACGACTTGGCTAATATTCTATTTGAATATTTAACGACGAGTCAGCAATCGATTGAAACGAACAAATTGAATCAAAAATTATCAGCGATTTCGGCTGCTGATTTTGGAGAAAAAGTAATTCAATTTTACCATGACTGTCAGGCTATATATTCAAAAGAAAGAGAAACAAGTCATTCAGGAGAGATCAGTTAG
- a CDS encoding glycosyltransferase family 4 protein, with protein sequence MLKVNMFSSATKIKGQGVGSAYTELIGLLQRNFSDKLIVSYNKYSRTDISHYHTVDPQFYISTFFPGRGQKIGYVHFLPETLEGSLKLIQPFKAIFCHYVISFYRRMDHLVVVNPSFIPALAKYGISPEKITYIPNFVSKSDFHQVDQNQKNNLRQQLNIPLNKFVVLGVGQIQERKGVFDFIKLAKKFPELQFIWVGGFSFGRITDGFDKLKEIVKNPPQNLQFPGIVERDRMGDYYNAADLFLLPSFNELFPMSILEAASCGLPILLRDLDLYQAIIKSNYLAGKNFAELAENILALVKDRDLLVKYQAKAAKIAKEYSEERLANQWLNFYVQQSRLNKK encoded by the coding sequence ATGCTTAAAGTGAACATGTTTTCTTCGGCTACGAAAATCAAAGGACAGGGAGTTGGAAGTGCCTATACTGAGTTAATTGGTTTGCTGCAACGGAACTTTTCAGATAAATTGATAGTTTCTTACAACAAATATTCTCGTACAGATATTAGTCACTACCATACAGTTGACCCGCAATTTTACATTTCAACGTTTTTCCCTGGACGTGGTCAAAAAATTGGATATGTTCATTTTCTTCCAGAAACTCTAGAAGGTAGTTTAAAGTTGATTCAGCCTTTTAAAGCTATTTTTTGTCATTATGTTATTTCCTTTTATCGACGAATGGATCATTTAGTAGTTGTTAATCCGAGTTTTATTCCGGCACTTGCTAAATATGGTATTAGTCCTGAAAAAATAACTTATATTCCTAATTTTGTTTCTAAGAGTGACTTTCATCAAGTTGATCAAAATCAAAAGAATAACTTGCGTCAACAGCTTAATATTCCCTTAAATAAATTTGTTGTTTTAGGAGTCGGCCAAATTCAGGAGAGAAAAGGTGTTTTTGACTTTATCAAATTGGCGAAAAAATTTCCTGAACTCCAATTTATTTGGGTTGGTGGTTTTTCATTTGGGAGAATAACAGATGGTTTTGATAAATTAAAAGAGATTGTTAAAAATCCACCACAAAATTTACAGTTTCCCGGCATTGTAGAACGTGATCGGATGGGTGATTACTACAATGCGGCTGATTTGTTTTTGCTACCATCTTTTAATGAACTTTTTCCAATGAGTATTTTGGAAGCTGCCAGTTGTGGCTTGCCAATTTTATTGCGAGATCTGGATCTTTATCAAGCTATTATAAAAAGCAACTATCTGGCAGGAAAAAATTTTGCTGAATTGGCAGAGAACATATTAGCTTTAGTTAAGGATCGAGATTTGCTAGTGAAATATCAAGCTAAGGCAGCTAAGATAGCTAAAGAGTATTCTGAAGAAAGGCTTGCTAATCAATGGCTGAATTTTTATGTCCAGCAAAGTAGGTTAAATAAAAAATGA
- a CDS encoding lysylphosphatidylglycerol synthase transmembrane domain-containing protein encodes MTSRNKIVLILMLLFGLAITAFSLRDISFNSLIRDLATLKWGWLVAAVFSMLISYFLEAIVVKVLLRRETMDFPLQSALRIPLVEQLFNGITPFSSGGQPAQLFALVQAGVDAGQATSVLLMKFVVYQSMIVVNFIVALFIGFHFLASKMHALSLLFLFGFLIHFAVIIGLLLVMYWYSFTRKSVKLLFKLLRLFRNSSKIDRWEEILDEKINNFYQESLRLKRDGRLLMKIGIITLIQLMFYYIVPYFILLSLGEQHVSLLLVTTFHILIVMVISLFPIPGGSGGAEYSFSTIFSSFITNSSKLVLAMLLWRLLTYYLGILLGMIALVVRPKKIKQ; translated from the coding sequence ATGACAAGTCGAAATAAAATAGTATTAATTTTAATGTTATTATTTGGCTTAGCTATTACAGCTTTCTCTTTGCGTGATATTTCATTTAACTCCTTAATCAGAGATTTAGCAACTTTGAAATGGGGTTGGTTAGTAGCTGCTGTATTTAGTATGCTGATTTCATATTTTTTAGAAGCCATAGTTGTCAAAGTTTTATTGCGACGTGAGACGATGGACTTTCCGTTACAATCTGCTTTAAGAATCCCGTTAGTTGAGCAGCTTTTTAATGGCATTACGCCATTTTCTTCTGGAGGCCAACCAGCTCAGTTATTTGCTCTAGTTCAAGCAGGTGTTGATGCTGGACAAGCAACATCAGTTTTATTAATGAAATTTGTTGTCTATCAGTCAATGATTGTTGTTAATTTCATTGTGGCATTATTTATTGGTTTCCATTTTCTAGCTAGTAAAATGCATGCTTTGTCATTGCTTTTTTTATTTGGTTTTTTAATCCATTTTGCAGTGATAATTGGTTTATTGTTAGTGATGTATTGGTATTCTTTTACGAGAAAATCAGTAAAACTCCTGTTTAAGTTACTTAGACTTTTTAGGAATTCTTCTAAAATTGATCGCTGGGAAGAGATTCTAGATGAAAAAATAAATAATTTCTACCAAGAAAGTTTGCGGTTAAAGCGAGATGGTCGCTTATTGATGAAAATAGGGATAATAACTTTAATCCAGTTAATGTTTTATTATATTGTTCCTTATTTTATCTTATTATCATTGGGCGAACAGCATGTAAGCTTGCTGCTCGTTACGACATTTCACATTTTGATTGTAATGGTTATTTCTCTATTCCCAATTCCTGGCGGCTCTGGTGGAGCAGAATACAGTTTTTCAACTATTTTTTCTAGTTTTATTACTAACTCCAGTAAATTAGTTTTAGCAATGTTACTGTGGCGGTTACTGACTTATTATTTAGGAATATTGCTGGGAATGATAGCTTTAGTTGTACGACCTAAAAAGATTAAGCAGTAA
- a CDS encoding YkuJ family protein — MEVSSKLAAIISRLDSMTTDVEEEQASRRFEKNGQQVAIVTYDSATKTFNLAEIKSQQKFEFDDIDLVAMEIYDLLTD, encoded by the coding sequence ATTGAAGTGAGTTCAAAGTTAGCAGCTATTATTTCGCGACTTGATTCTATGACAACTGATGTTGAAGAGGAACAAGCAAGTCGAAGGTTTGAAAAAAACGGACAACAGGTTGCAATTGTTACTTATGATAGTGCAACAAAAACATTCAATTTAGCCGAAATCAAAAGTCAGCAAAAATTTGAATTTGATGATATTGATTTAGTAGCGATGGAAATATATGATCTTTTGACAGATTAA
- a CDS encoding LTA synthase family protein has protein sequence MSSILKPLRALRNRTVGENNGDNHDSSSKNWKNSLNTRTGFFLLTLFLFWIKTYFIYLTKFNLGLSDTAQKIILFFNPIPVALLLLGIALYFRGKKFYWILLIIDLLSSLWLFANILYYREFSDFLSIGIIKSSSSVSNHLGLSIMEIIHPTDFMAFVDILILVLLLLFKVIKVDKRKGKLLNSITVSLLAVALFGLNLTVADKDRPQLLTRTFDNNYIVKYLGINFYAGYNAYQNYRQNSTRANASSNDLNSVLSFLKKNRVGDNISYYGKAKGKNVFIFHLESFQQFLIDYKVDGQEVTPNINKFYHDQNTLSFDNFFNQVGQGKTSDAETMLENSLFGLPTGSVMTEYGTSNTFQALPAILDQNGYSTAAFHGDVGSFWNRDNTYKSWGYQYFFDEDFYKEKTNYSIGYGLKDKIFLKQAVQYLQQLPQPFYAKIITLTNHYPYELDKINQSIPKTKTGDQTVDGYVQTAHYLDQAFGEFIQYLKKSGLYDNSMIVVYGDHYGISNNHKKAIAQLLNKKSVSSYDLAMFQKVPFMIHLNGLKGGVNHTYGGEIDVMPTLMDLMGLKDDDYIQLGQDLLANNRNQTVAFRDGDFVSPTYSKVGSKVYNNQGQQVTNLSGSEKQQVDTMQNRTDKVLSLSDKIITGDLLRFYTPSGFKKVTRSDYNYKYNETMKQLKVAQQKKKTSLQDKNNGKSTVDLFETDAPELK, from the coding sequence ATGAGTTCGATTTTGAAGCCATTAAGAGCTTTGCGGAATAGAACTGTCGGGGAAAATAATGGGGACAATCACGATAGTTCTTCCAAAAATTGGAAGAATAGTTTGAATACTAGGACAGGATTCTTTCTATTAACACTATTTTTGTTTTGGATAAAGACATATTTTATCTATTTGACTAAGTTTAACTTGGGTTTGAGTGATACAGCTCAAAAAATTATTTTGTTTTTTAATCCAATTCCAGTGGCATTGTTACTGTTAGGCATTGCTCTTTATTTTCGAGGTAAAAAGTTTTATTGGATTCTCTTGATAATTGATTTGTTGAGTTCACTTTGGTTGTTCGCTAACATTTTGTATTATCGGGAGTTTTCTGATTTCCTGTCAATAGGAATCATTAAGTCATCAAGTTCCGTTTCGAATCATCTAGGCCTGAGCATTATGGAAATTATTCATCCTACTGATTTTATGGCGTTTGTAGATATTCTAATTTTGGTATTGTTGTTGCTTTTTAAGGTTATTAAAGTTGACAAGCGTAAAGGAAAGTTACTTAATTCAATTACTGTAAGCTTGTTGGCGGTTGCCCTGTTTGGATTGAATTTAACAGTTGCAGACAAGGATCGCCCACAATTATTGACTAGAACGTTTGACAATAATTATATTGTCAAATATCTAGGAATAAATTTTTACGCTGGTTATAATGCTTATCAAAATTATCGACAAAACTCTACTAGAGCTAACGCTAGTAGCAATGATTTAAATAGCGTTCTTTCTTTCTTAAAGAAAAACCGTGTTGGTGATAATATAAGTTATTACGGTAAAGCAAAAGGCAAGAATGTTTTTATTTTTCATTTAGAAAGTTTTCAACAGTTTTTGATTGATTATAAAGTTGATGGTCAAGAAGTAACACCGAATATTAACAAGTTTTATCATGATCAGAATACGTTATCTTTTGATAATTTCTTTAATCAAGTTGGTCAAGGCAAGACTTCTGACGCAGAAACTATGTTAGAAAATTCGCTTTTTGGATTACCTACTGGTTCAGTTATGACTGAATATGGTACATCGAATACTTTTCAAGCCTTACCCGCTATTTTGGATCAAAATGGTTATTCAACGGCTGCTTTTCATGGGGATGTTGGAAGTTTTTGGAATCGTGATAATACGTATAAATCATGGGGATATCAATACTTTTTTGATGAAGATTTCTATAAGGAAAAAACCAATTACAGTATTGGTTATGGACTGAAAGATAAGATCTTTCTTAAACAGGCTGTCCAATATTTACAACAGTTGCCTCAGCCATTTTATGCTAAAATTATTACATTAACTAATCACTATCCATATGAATTGGATAAGATAAATCAAAGCATACCTAAAACTAAAACGGGTGATCAAACAGTTGATGGCTATGTTCAAACAGCTCATTACTTAGACCAGGCTTTTGGTGAGTTTATTCAATATTTGAAGAAGTCTGGACTGTATGATAACTCAATGATTGTGGTTTATGGGGATCACTACGGTATTTCAAATAATCATAAAAAGGCAATTGCACAGCTTTTGAATAAAAAGTCTGTTTCTAGTTATGATTTAGCGATGTTCCAGAAAGTTCCCTTTATGATTCATTTGAACGGACTTAAGGGTGGAGTTAATCATACCTATGGCGGCGAAATTGATGTTATGCCAACTTTGATGGATTTGATGGGTCTCAAGGATGACGACTATATACAATTAGGTCAAGATCTTTTGGCAAACAACCGTAATCAGACGGTTGCCTTTAGAGATGGAGATTTTGTTTCGCCGACATATAGTAAGGTTGGAAGCAAGGTATATAATAACCAAGGGCAACAGGTTACGAATTTGTCGGGTTCTGAAAAGCAGCAAGTGGATACAATGCAGAATCGAACCGACAAAGTTTTGTCCCTGTCAGATAAAATCATTACTGGGGACTTGTTACGTTTCTATACACCAAGTGGTTTTAAAAAGGTTACCCGAAGTGATTATAATTATAAGTACAATGAAACAATGAAACAGCTTAAGGTGGCACAACAAAAAAAGAAAACTAGTTTGCAAGATAAAAACAATGGAAAATCAACCGTCGATTTATTTGAGACTGATGCACCTGAATTGAAGTAA